Proteins encoded by one window of Paenibacillus sp. DCT19:
- a CDS encoding response regulator transcription factor, translating into MYTVLIIEDDPKIAGLLKSHIERYGDRAVIAEDFEQVLPQFELLQPHIVLMDINLPSYDGYYWCRQIRSLSTCPILFISARSGKMDQVMALENGADDYITKPFEHEIVMAKIRSQLRRVYGDYATRHEERKVELHGLTIFLESMEMQLGEQKVQLTKKETILLETLLRRSPKLVSRETILEKLWDDSFVDDNTLSVNVTRVRKRLNELGITDALETVRGSGYRLNSNWKDIAQP; encoded by the coding sequence ATGTATACGGTATTAATAATTGAAGATGATCCCAAAATCGCCGGTCTGCTGAAATCTCATATTGAGCGCTATGGAGATAGGGCAGTCATCGCTGAGGATTTCGAACAGGTGCTCCCGCAGTTTGAGCTGCTTCAACCTCATATTGTCCTAATGGATATTAACTTGCCGAGCTATGATGGATATTACTGGTGTCGGCAGATCCGTTCGCTCTCTACGTGTCCGATCCTGTTTATCTCTGCGCGGAGTGGCAAGATGGATCAGGTGATGGCACTAGAGAATGGTGCTGACGATTATATTACGAAGCCATTCGAGCATGAGATTGTAATGGCTAAGATTCGAAGCCAGCTTCGACGGGTGTATGGGGATTACGCTACACGCCATGAGGAACGCAAAGTGGAGTTGCACGGTTTAACGATTTTCTTAGAAAGCATGGAGATGCAGTTAGGTGAACAGAAGGTACAATTGACGAAGAAGGAGACGATATTGCTCGAAACGTTATTGCGCCGTAGTCCAAAATTAGTCAGCAGAGAGACGATCTTGGAGAAGCTATGGGACGATTCCTTCGTAGATGATAATACGCTTAGCGTTAATGTTACCCGTGTACGGAAGCGATTGAATGAGCTTGGCATTACGGATGCGTTGGAAACGGTACGTGGGTCGGGTTATCGGCTGAATAGTAATTGGAAAGACATCGCACAACCATGA
- a CDS encoding SRPBCC family protein, which yields MIQVVTEITIDAPIERCFDAARDIDLHTQTVWEHTREQAVSGVTAGLIGDGDTVTFEATHFGVRQRLTSQIAEYERPYRFVDQMLNGAFKSMRHEHSFTQLDHQTTIMVDTLTFEAPLGVLGWIAERIVLKRYMTAFLESRNQKLKTIVESGYERPA from the coding sequence TTGATTCAAGTTGTAACAGAGATAACCATTGACGCGCCAATCGAACGATGCTTCGATGCTGCTCGTGACATTGATTTACATACGCAGACTGTATGGGAACATACTCGTGAACAAGCGGTTTCGGGGGTAACTGCAGGTCTTATTGGGGATGGAGATACGGTAACCTTCGAAGCAACGCATTTTGGAGTACGTCAAAGACTGACCTCTCAGATCGCTGAGTATGAGCGTCCCTATCGGTTTGTTGACCAGATGCTGAACGGGGCTTTCAAAAGCATGCGTCATGAACATAGCTTCACCCAGTTGGATCATCAGACTACAATTATGGTCGATACGCTTACATTTGAAGCGCCTCTTGGTGTATTGGGTTGGATAGCTGAACGAATTGTTTTGAAACGATATATGACGGCATTCTTAGAAAGTCGAAATCAGAAGTTGAAGACCATTGTAGAGTCAGGCTATGAAAGACCTGCTTAG
- a CDS encoding MFS transporter — translation MNTSAQPIQLASQKQQPSAISRMVALLFALCSGLAVANIYYAQPLLDSMAQEFHISTSAIGIVVTVTQICYAIGLLLLVPLGDLLNRRKLIIMQMSLSILALVVVGTAGSSSVLFIGLAIVGLLAVVTQTLVASAASLAAPSERGYIVGLVTSGIVIGILLARTVAGGLNDWLGWRSVYLVSASLTLLGVVALSFMMPKHQPAKTSLRYGTLLLSVLQLYRDMRILRVRGVLAMLVFTAFSILWTSMVLPLSDSPFNLSHTAIGAFGVAGVAGALAATRAGQLADRGLGQKTTGISLLILLASWLPISYIHQSLWYLILGVVLLDLSVQAVHVTNQSLIYAVRPEAQSRLTAAYMIFYSVGSAVGSIASTQIYALTGWIGVCWLGAGVSAAALVFWLWDRLATRQIPQR, via the coding sequence ATGAATACCTCAGCTCAACCAATTCAGCTTGCATCACAAAAACAACAACCATCCGCTATCTCCCGAATGGTCGCTTTATTATTTGCATTATGCAGCGGACTTGCGGTCGCAAATATCTACTATGCTCAGCCTTTACTTGATTCCATGGCTCAAGAGTTTCACATCTCCACTTCTGCCATAGGCATCGTGGTCACTGTGACGCAAATCTGTTACGCCATAGGTTTATTGTTACTGGTGCCTTTAGGAGATCTTCTGAATCGACGAAAACTAATCATCATGCAAATGTCCCTATCTATCCTCGCTTTAGTTGTTGTTGGAACAGCTGGATCAAGCTCTGTTTTATTTATTGGCCTAGCCATCGTTGGTCTGCTGGCTGTCGTTACACAAACTCTCGTTGCCTCTGCTGCCTCCCTTGCCGCCCCTTCGGAGCGCGGTTACATTGTAGGTTTGGTTACGAGCGGAATTGTTATTGGTATTCTGTTAGCTAGAACGGTTGCCGGCGGTTTAAACGATTGGCTCGGGTGGCGATCGGTCTATCTCGTCTCTGCCAGTTTAACTTTACTGGGAGTGGTTGCTCTGAGCTTCATGATGCCCAAACACCAACCCGCTAAAACTTCACTTCGCTATGGCACGCTGCTGTTATCTGTGCTTCAATTGTATCGTGACATGCGTATCTTGCGTGTACGCGGAGTTCTTGCCATGCTTGTTTTTACAGCATTTAGTATATTGTGGACTTCCATGGTTTTGCCTCTAAGCGATTCACCGTTCAACCTCTCTCATACGGCGATCGGCGCATTCGGGGTTGCGGGTGTAGCCGGTGCACTTGCAGCTACGCGGGCTGGTCAGCTCGCCGACCGAGGTCTTGGACAAAAGACCACTGGAATCTCGCTACTTATTTTGCTTGCATCCTGGCTACCTATTAGCTATATCCATCAATCGTTATGGTATCTAATCCTAGGTGTTGTTCTATTAGATTTATCCGTGCAAGCCGTACATGTAACCAATCAAAGTCTGATCTACGCAGTACGCCCTGAAGCACAGAGCCGTTTAACTGCTGCATATATGATCTTTTATTCTGTTGGCAGTGCCGTGGGCTCCATTGCTTCTACTCAGATATACGCCTTAACGGGCTGGATTGGTGTATGCTGGTTAGGTGCAGGGGTGAGCGCCGCTGCTCTTGTATTCTGGCTGTGGGATCGTCTGGCAACACGACAAATTCCTCAAAGATAA
- a CDS encoding FtsX-like permease family protein gives MNFRQFAINNVVRNKRIYLAHFLSSTFSVMIFFIYALLLFHPDLSEGLKGSSETVTSLANQGFVIAEFIIFIFSFLFLLYSVGSFLKTRKKEFGIFLILGMTRKQMNRLLFMENMCIGLAAIITGIGLGLIFGKLILLICSSMLAVENGLRFYLPLKGMALTMGAFLLLFVVIALSSSLLIRKGTLIDLVKSEEKPKPEPKASRMLAWLSVAMIGGGYAGVFTFVWGSYSFPILFGSVLFVIVGTYLLFTQLSVYTIRALKRNQRLFFRKTNLLFLSELTYRMKDNAIMFFMVSVISASSFTGIGTMLAIADPGLSSMTNPYAFTYMNSWDTDVAEKQLNQIEESLIEHEVPYVRGSYETLYENNNGNLIKLSQYNHLAKALGYEERTLKQDEAFLTPGNLTERKKLRAQIDQGFSSTETSLEVEDQREQVQLVAPGTEIVIPVEYEMSLYVVSDELFDKVKLAYFEEANLDETFYSNRTTQFVVTDWMGTRSFAPELIESIRSEPLEHGYFSVSALVVDWLNSKQTNGIILILSGLIGIVFFTFAASFTYFRLYADLERDEEQYRMIGKMGLSRPELRRMVTRQLLLMFFLPILVAIIHSSVAFIALQQLVDFSVMGYTLRIFLVFASMQVLYFVLVRWRYLRNMYTKLA, from the coding sequence ATGAATTTTCGCCAGTTCGCTATTAATAATGTCGTTCGGAACAAAAGAATCTATCTGGCTCATTTCTTGAGCAGTACATTCTCTGTCATGATCTTTTTTATCTATGCCTTGTTATTATTTCACCCTGATCTAAGTGAAGGGTTGAAGGGCTCAAGTGAAACAGTCACATCGCTTGCCAATCAAGGGTTTGTTATTGCTGAGTTCATTATATTTATCTTCTCATTTCTATTCTTGTTGTACTCCGTTGGTTCATTTCTCAAAACACGCAAAAAGGAATTTGGTATTTTCCTGATCCTGGGCATGACGCGCAAGCAGATGAATCGACTTTTATTTATGGAAAACATGTGTATCGGCCTTGCCGCCATCATCACAGGAATTGGATTAGGTCTCATCTTCGGCAAGTTGATTTTACTGATCTGTAGCTCTATGTTAGCTGTGGAAAATGGTTTGCGTTTCTATTTACCCTTGAAAGGTATGGCACTTACGATGGGTGCATTTCTATTGTTGTTCGTGGTCATTGCCTTATCTTCATCGCTGCTTATTCGCAAAGGGACACTGATTGACCTTGTCAAATCAGAGGAAAAACCAAAACCAGAACCGAAGGCTTCTCGCATGCTGGCATGGTTGTCCGTGGCTATGATCGGTGGAGGCTATGCGGGCGTGTTCACTTTTGTATGGGGGTCGTATTCGTTTCCGATACTGTTTGGAAGTGTCCTATTCGTTATTGTAGGTACGTACTTGCTGTTTACCCAACTTAGTGTGTATACCATTCGGGCACTCAAACGCAATCAACGTCTATTTTTCCGCAAAACGAATTTACTTTTCCTATCCGAGCTTACCTATCGGATGAAAGATAATGCCATTATGTTCTTTATGGTGAGTGTCATCTCGGCTTCGTCCTTCACAGGCATTGGAACCATGTTAGCTATTGCTGATCCGGGTCTGTCGTCCATGACGAATCCATATGCATTCACATATATGAATTCATGGGATACCGATGTGGCTGAGAAGCAGCTTAATCAGATTGAGGAGTCATTAATTGAACATGAAGTACCTTATGTCAGAGGTAGTTATGAAACCCTTTATGAGAATAATAACGGTAATCTGATTAAATTAAGTCAATACAATCATCTAGCCAAGGCACTTGGTTACGAAGAGCGAACACTGAAGCAGGATGAGGCATTTCTAACTCCAGGCAATCTAACGGAGCGTAAAAAATTGCGTGCACAGATTGATCAAGGTTTCTCATCAACGGAAACAAGTTTAGAAGTGGAAGACCAGCGCGAGCAGGTTCAATTAGTTGCCCCAGGTACCGAAATCGTGATTCCTGTAGAGTATGAAATGAGTCTGTATGTCGTTTCCGATGAGTTGTTTGACAAGGTCAAGCTGGCCTATTTTGAAGAAGCGAATCTGGATGAAACGTTCTACTCTAACCGCACAACCCAGTTTGTCGTTACCGATTGGATGGGCACACGTAGCTTCGCGCCGGAACTCATTGAATCCATTAGATCAGAGCCGCTGGAGCACGGTTACTTCTCGGTTAGTGCTCTTGTTGTAGATTGGCTGAATTCGAAGCAGACGAATGGGATCATTCTTATTCTGAGCGGCTTGATCGGCATCGTATTCTTTACTTTTGCTGCAAGCTTCACGTATTTCCGCCTTTATGCTGATCTGGAGCGGGATGAAGAGCAATATCGTATGATTGGCAAAATGGGATTGAGTCGCCCGGAGCTTCGACGAATGGTTACACGTCAACTCTTACTAATGTTTTTCCTGCCAATTCTGGTTGCGATTATTCACAGCTCCGTCGCTTTTATCGCACTGCAACAATTGGTCGATTTCTCCGTGATGGGATATACACTTCGAATTTTCTTGGTGTTCGCTTCCATGCAAGTTCTATACTTTGTACTTGTACGCTGGCGTTATCTACGCAACATGTATACAAAGTTGGCCTAG
- a CDS encoding TetR/AcrR family transcriptional regulator, whose translation MARQREFDLDRALDAAMHIFWDKGYEAASLRDLTTGMGIQRPSLYAAFGDKKELFETALRRYTTMHAAKVRAMLQQEESVIKAFRKLFEHIGAEGDVTDPRHGCFCINTMVELAPHDPKFAVLTREHQMYLAVLFQELIERGQYSGEISSHLHATSIAQSLVVSMIGLTVMMKSAPERSFVEQSIEATLLCLKNNEV comes from the coding sequence ATGGCAAGACAGCGGGAATTTGATCTTGATCGAGCACTCGACGCTGCAATGCATATTTTTTGGGATAAAGGATACGAGGCTGCGTCACTTCGTGACCTTACAACAGGCATGGGGATTCAGCGTCCGAGCTTGTATGCAGCGTTTGGAGATAAGAAGGAATTGTTTGAAACGGCATTACGCAGGTATACGACCATGCACGCAGCCAAAGTTCGAGCGATGCTCCAACAAGAAGAGAGTGTTATTAAGGCGTTTCGGAAACTTTTTGAGCATATTGGGGCTGAGGGAGATGTTACGGATCCTCGGCATGGTTGCTTTTGCATTAATACGATGGTTGAACTCGCGCCTCATGATCCGAAGTTTGCAGTTCTGACACGTGAGCACCAGATGTATCTGGCTGTCCTTTTCCAGGAATTGATCGAGCGCGGTCAGTATTCCGGGGAGATCTCCAGTCATCTACATGCAACTTCCATTGCACAGTCACTCGTTGTGTCGATGATTGGTTTGACCGTCATGATGAAATCGGCACCCGAGCGTTCATTTGTCGAGCAAAGTATTGAGGCTACGTTATTATGTCTGAAGAATAACGAGGTCTGA
- a CDS encoding LacI family DNA-binding transcriptional regulator codes for MGKDQKVTIKDVAEHAGVGIATVSRAINNSEGISSKTRDRIMQAIEELGFVPNTSAQSLKIRQTNQIALVVPDIRNAIIPEISWSVEQTAKQHGYHVVQINTAGNARTELETIRTIKKLHVDGLIFMPLAYPKTLPNLIDKAPLPISLINYGKKLEPGMKADIVSLSKPEGKLVMEHLIKIGRTRIAYAGAPKDIIEERYRAYEQALGQVDISLVYFGEDFSLNTGANAADYFYGLTHMPDAVYAINDMVAIGLVNRFKELGVRVPEDVAVVGIDNNQWTTVTSPQISSVSIMGEEVARLATELLLKRIRDRHTEEYEHIQFEPRLIVRESSLAMIRSTESPTR; via the coding sequence ATGGGTAAAGATCAAAAAGTTACGATCAAGGATGTCGCTGAACATGCAGGGGTAGGCATCGCTACGGTATCCAGAGCTATTAACAATTCCGAAGGTATCAGTAGCAAGACGAGAGATCGGATCATGCAAGCCATTGAAGAATTAGGATTTGTTCCGAATACGTCTGCACAGAGCCTGAAGATTCGACAGACGAATCAGATCGCACTGGTTGTACCTGATATTCGCAACGCGATCATTCCTGAAATATCCTGGTCGGTTGAACAGACAGCGAAACAGCATGGCTACCATGTCGTTCAGATTAATACCGCAGGCAATGCACGTACAGAGCTTGAAACGATTCGTACAATCAAAAAGTTACATGTCGATGGTCTTATTTTCATGCCACTCGCCTATCCCAAAACCTTGCCTAATCTCATTGATAAGGCTCCACTGCCTATTTCTCTGATTAATTACGGCAAAAAGCTCGAACCAGGTATGAAAGCAGATATCGTCTCACTGTCCAAACCTGAAGGAAAACTCGTGATGGAGCATCTGATCAAGATTGGTCGGACACGAATTGCATATGCCGGAGCACCCAAAGATATTATCGAGGAACGTTATCGAGCTTACGAACAGGCACTTGGGCAAGTCGATATCTCACTCGTATACTTCGGAGAAGATTTTTCATTGAACACAGGAGCCAATGCGGCAGACTATTTCTATGGATTAACTCATATGCCAGATGCGGTGTATGCCATTAATGACATGGTTGCCATTGGGCTTGTTAATCGGTTCAAAGAGCTAGGAGTACGTGTACCAGAGGATGTTGCTGTTGTAGGTATAGATAATAACCAATGGACTACGGTGACGTCACCGCAGATTAGTTCTGTTTCTATTATGGGTGAGGAGGTTGCTAGACTAGCAACTGAATTGTTGTTAAAACGAATTCGAGATCGCCATACCGAGGAATATGAACATATTCAATTTGAACCACGTCTAATTGTGCGAGAATCCAGTCTTGCCATGATTCGTTCGACTGAGTCCCCCACAAGATAA
- a CDS encoding ABC transporter ATP-binding protein — MEICSVQQISKIYKGIVSHEALSGIDLSIQEGEFVGIMGPSGSGKTTLLNMISTIDHPTSGELRIAGQNPFQLGHDELALFRRRQLGFVFQSFNLLNTLTVKENIVLPLTLDGVALHEMNERVERLAEKLGITAILDKRTYEISGGQAQRTAIARALVHAPKLILADEPTGNLDSKAARDVMEMLEQRNREDQATMLLVTHDAVAASYCSRVVFIKDGKLYNEIHYGDNRAAFYQKIINVLSLMGGSGHEFSPVRY, encoded by the coding sequence ATGGAAATATGTTCAGTGCAACAGATTAGCAAAATTTATAAAGGGATTGTCTCACATGAAGCATTATCAGGTATCGATTTAAGTATTCAAGAAGGCGAGTTTGTAGGTATCATGGGGCCATCGGGTAGTGGGAAAACAACGCTGCTGAACATGATCTCCACGATTGATCATCCTACATCAGGGGAGCTTCGGATTGCAGGGCAGAACCCGTTTCAACTGGGGCACGACGAGCTCGCTTTGTTTAGGCGTAGACAATTAGGATTTGTTTTTCAATCCTTTAATTTATTGAACACCCTAACCGTGAAGGAGAATATTGTATTGCCACTTACGCTGGATGGCGTTGCCCTTCATGAGATGAATGAACGAGTGGAACGACTTGCAGAGAAGCTGGGGATTACGGCGATTTTGGACAAGCGCACATATGAAATCTCTGGTGGTCAAGCGCAACGGACGGCCATTGCACGAGCGCTAGTCCATGCACCCAAACTGATTCTGGCTGATGAACCGACAGGGAATTTAGATTCTAAGGCTGCGCGAGACGTGATGGAAATGTTAGAGCAGCGCAATCGGGAGGATCAAGCGACGATGCTGCTGGTTACTCATGATGCGGTGGCGGCGAGCTACTGTAGTCGGGTTGTATTTATCAAAGACGGCAAGTTGTACAACGAAATACATTACGGCGATAATCGAGCGGCTTTTTACCAAAAGATTATTAATGTTTTATCCCTAATGGGAGGGTCAGGACATGAATTTTCGCCAGTTCGCTATTAA
- a CDS encoding HD-GYP domain-containing protein — MHDIGKCKVSHRIRNKTEPLTPDEQLEYQRHTIYGHDIIKSSMRDEATALVALQHHEREDGSGYPMQIKKDEIHPYTQIVSVADVYISMRSGDFGSSNPNLINNLRDIYSMGFGKLNEKPVQALMQHLLPNFIGKQVLLSNGEKGVIVMNNPSDIFKPLIKVESEQYRDLSKERSLSIDDLIINS, encoded by the coding sequence CTGCACGATATTGGAAAATGCAAAGTATCTCATCGCATCCGAAATAAAACGGAACCTTTAACACCAGATGAGCAGCTAGAGTATCAGCGTCATACCATCTACGGACATGATATTATTAAGAGCTCTATGAGAGACGAGGCAACGGCTCTTGTTGCACTCCAGCATCATGAACGTGAAGATGGCTCAGGATATCCAATGCAGATTAAGAAAGACGAGATACATCCATATACCCAAATTGTCTCGGTGGCTGATGTTTACATTAGTATGAGATCTGGGGATTTCGGAAGTAGCAATCCAAACTTGATCAACAATCTGCGCGATATTTATTCCATGGGCTTTGGTAAATTAAATGAGAAGCCAGTTCAGGCGTTAATGCAGCATCTGCTGCCTAACTTCATTGGTAAACAAGTGTTACTTAGCAATGGAGAGAAGGGGGTTATTGTTATGAATAATCCGTCTGATATCTTCAAGCCATTAATTAAAGTAGAATCAGAGCAGTACCGCGATCTGTCCAAGGAGCGCAGTCTCTCGATTGACGACTTAATTATTAATAGCTAG
- the nagZ gene encoding beta-N-acetylhexosaminidase produces the protein MNHSKLHSNTIFTQIGKRYMLLLIISLCVLLTACGQTKTSEPSQDSNVETSDNASPSPEANGNPNNGEQNGADSDTSEDTQKESDQTTPPQEQDDQDPVKEQLSQLSLEEKIGQMILAGVQGTKLDDQGKKMISEQKVGGIIFYANNVTTIDATAQFIQSIKEANRSNPVPIFLSVDQEGGKVSRMPDSVESIPSNRTVGDTNQAKLAETMGQLLARQVKLVGFNLDFAPVLDVNSNPKNPVIGDRSFGSSANLVAKMGVAEMKGLRSEGVIPVVKHFPGHGDTSVDSHLDLPVVNKTLKQLAELEWIPFQAAVKEQAEAVMVAHILFPKLDPDHPASLSDVIIGEHLRGKFGYDGVVITDDLSMGAIAKNYKLNEAAITTVQAGSDILLVAHSYESAKTIFDTLLNAVRNGKISESRIDESVYRILSLKQHYKLSDEQQASGNLKQLNADIKAWRNQVNLQK, from the coding sequence TTGAATCACAGTAAATTACACTCCAATACCATATTCACACAGATAGGCAAACGATATATGTTACTCCTAATCATCAGCTTATGTGTACTATTAACTGCATGCGGACAAACGAAGACATCGGAACCATCGCAAGATTCGAATGTGGAAACTAGTGATAACGCGTCACCTTCGCCTGAAGCAAATGGCAATCCGAATAATGGAGAGCAAAATGGAGCCGACTCGGACACAAGTGAGGATACACAGAAAGAGTCAGACCAGACGACTCCACCGCAGGAGCAGGATGACCAAGACCCGGTGAAGGAACAGCTCAGTCAACTATCATTAGAAGAGAAGATTGGGCAGATGATTCTCGCAGGGGTGCAGGGTACGAAGCTTGATGACCAAGGCAAGAAAATGATCTCTGAACAAAAAGTAGGCGGCATTATATTCTATGCCAATAACGTTACAACGATTGATGCCACCGCTCAATTTATACAGTCCATTAAGGAGGCCAACCGTTCCAATCCAGTACCGATCTTCTTGAGTGTGGATCAGGAGGGTGGCAAAGTGAGTCGTATGCCCGATTCTGTGGAGTCCATTCCTTCCAATCGGACAGTGGGAGATACCAATCAGGCCAAACTTGCAGAAACAATGGGTCAGTTATTAGCGAGACAAGTAAAACTCGTTGGCTTTAATCTTGATTTTGCTCCAGTGCTTGATGTGAACAGTAACCCAAAGAACCCGGTTATCGGTGATCGTAGCTTCGGTAGTTCTGCTAATCTTGTAGCTAAGATGGGTGTGGCGGAGATGAAGGGGCTGCGCAGTGAAGGTGTGATTCCCGTGGTGAAGCATTTCCCTGGTCATGGGGATACGTCCGTGGATTCTCATCTGGATCTGCCGGTGGTGAACAAAACGTTAAAACAACTTGCAGAGCTTGAATGGATTCCATTCCAAGCGGCCGTGAAAGAACAAGCTGAAGCTGTTATGGTCGCTCATATTTTGTTCCCTAAGCTTGATCCAGATCATCCAGCTTCCTTGTCAGATGTCATCATCGGTGAACACTTGCGAGGCAAATTCGGCTATGATGGAGTAGTCATCACAGACGATCTCAGTATGGGCGCAATTGCTAAGAACTATAAGCTGAACGAAGCTGCAATAACGACGGTACAAGCCGGAAGCGATATATTACTTGTAGCTCATAGTTATGAGAGTGCCAAAACGATCTTTGATACACTTTTGAATGCAGTACGAAATGGTAAAATCTCAGAGTCCAGAATTGATGAGAGTGTATATCGGATTCTATCACTGAAGCAACACTATAAACTTTCGGATGAGCAGCAAGCTTCAGGCAATCTGAAGCAATTGAATGCAGATATCAAGGCCTGGCGCAATCAGGTCAATCTGCAAAAGTGA
- a CDS encoding HAMP domain-containing sensor histidine kinase has protein sequence MKLFIKEHIALTCWVVGMLLTVVAVFWYDGYDHWLTAAYAVFLGLIVYIGYLTYRYMSHRAFYTRLSHQMNSLKEFTPLSESVPLSEALAKLLDSQYSHYHTDLHRMEKRKQEYLTFMNQWIHQMKTPLSVIELTIQDHEDDDPRLRSIREEADQMRRSLENVLYVARLETFEQDFTVEPVSLKAAGEAAIHELKRFFIRNHVYPELEIDPSIMVQSDAKWIRFVLVQLLSNAIQYSTGNGQKIYVRCYESERAIILEVQDHGVGIPTADLKRVFQPFFTGENGRHFKESTGMGLYIVKEVLTQMNHQIELQSVQGEGTTVKISFNT, from the coding sequence ATGAAATTATTTATTAAAGAACATATTGCGTTAACCTGTTGGGTAGTGGGGATGTTACTCACTGTGGTGGCGGTATTCTGGTACGATGGTTATGATCACTGGTTGACCGCAGCATATGCCGTATTTCTTGGTCTCATCGTGTACATTGGTTATTTAACGTATCGTTATATGTCTCATCGTGCATTTTACACTCGGTTGTCTCATCAGATGAATTCGTTAAAAGAGTTCACTCCACTTTCTGAATCGGTACCTTTGTCAGAAGCTTTGGCTAAACTGCTGGATTCACAATATAGTCATTACCACACGGATTTGCACCGAATGGAAAAGCGTAAGCAGGAATACTTAACATTTATGAACCAATGGATTCATCAGATGAAAACTCCGTTGTCTGTCATTGAATTAACGATCCAGGATCACGAGGATGATGATCCACGTCTCAGAAGTATTCGGGAGGAAGCGGATCAGATGAGGCGCAGTCTGGAAAATGTCCTGTACGTTGCACGTCTGGAAACATTTGAACAGGATTTTACAGTAGAACCGGTGTCGCTTAAAGCGGCGGGGGAAGCTGCGATTCACGAGCTGAAGCGTTTCTTCATTCGTAATCATGTCTATCCGGAATTAGAGATTGATCCTTCGATCATGGTACAATCTGATGCCAAATGGATACGGTTCGTTCTTGTCCAGCTATTATCCAATGCGATTCAGTATTCCACGGGCAATGGGCAGAAGATATATGTACGGTGTTATGAGAGCGAACGCGCAATCATTCTTGAAGTACAAGATCATGGAGTGGGTATCCCCACCGCAGATCTTAAGCGCGTATTCCAGCCTTTCTTTACAGGAGAGAATGGCCGACATTTCAAAGAATCCACGGGTATGGGGTTATATATCGTGAAGGAAGTGCTGACTCAAATGAATCATCAGATTGAGTTGCAGTCTGTTCAAGGCGAAGGTACAACGGTGAAAATTAGTTTTAATACATGA